One Prunus dulcis chromosome 8, ALMONDv2, whole genome shotgun sequence DNA window includes the following coding sequences:
- the LOC117638428 gene encoding uncharacterized protein LOC117638428, which produces MAVQITGGFQGLNPYAPEFFPNQNLFSLSGSIIPSYFYPPPPLVNPNQYSSFYFSYFHQTNTTTFDTNFTSSDTNYSFNPLFPTQSTQQAPLNFLQPSTEPTLTIPHEEHGLRGVQNQEAKTVSRSPRPRAAKGYYRNKKRCSFGHGGLGSSFNESRRGTYCKCEKEREVRPRLGFVNSYDKGFDNWKSNGMGNNWLVPNKVRSKQFSDVLPVVRGGDNTTVMIRNIPNKYNRDLLMAFLDTHCAMENKKYEKLGGEGGGDNSTLISAYDFLYLPIDFQTGFNKGYAFVNFTSPEAVWKFYKAADSQAWELFHSTKIRQIAYAKIQGKKRLVRHFETMGFPCESEDVLPLSFEPPRDGLRRQVLRTTVGKLIFREEEKSQ; this is translated from the exons ATGGCAGTTCAAATCACAGGAGGGTTTCAGGGTTTGAACCCATATGCCCCCGAGTTCTTCCCTAACCAAAACCTATTCTCACTCTCTGGTTCAATAATCCCCTCCTACTTTTACCCCCCACCGCCTCTGGTAAACCCTAACCAATATTCCTCCTTCTACTTCTCTTACTTTCATCAAACAAACACCACCACCTTTGATACTAACTTTACCTCCTCCGATACTAATTACTCTTTCAACCCACTTTTCCCTACCCAAAGTACCCAACAAGCCCCTCTCAACTTTCTGCAACCATCAACTGAGCCAACTCTTACCATACCTCATGAAGAGCATGGCCTCCGTGGGGTCCAGAACCAAGAGGCCAAGACAGTGTCTCGTTCTCCAAGGCCAAGGGCGGCCAAGGGGTATTATAGGAATAAAAAGCGGTGCTCTTTTGGTCATGGAGGTCTAGGGAGCAGTTTTAATGAAAGCAGAAGGGGTACTTATTGTAAGTGTGAGAAGGAAAGGGAAGTGAGGCCAAGGTTGGGGTTTGTCAATAGTTATGATAAAGGTTTTGATAATTGGAAAAGTAATGGCATGGGAAATAATTGGCTTGTGCCCAACAAGGTGAGGAGCAAACAATTCTCGGATGTGTTGCCTGTGGTACGTGGTGGAGACAATACCACTGTTATGATCAGGAACATTCCCAACAAGTACAA TCGTGATCTGCTTATGGCTTTTCTGGACACTCATTGCGCCATGgagaataaaaaatatgagaaacttggcggagaaggaggaggagataACTCGACGCTAATATCTGCTTATGACTTCTTGTATCTACCAATAGACTTCCA GACCGGGTTCAACAAAGGGTATGCATTTGTGAACTTCACGAGCCCGGAGGCAGTCTGGAAGTTTTACAAAGCGGCTGACAGCCAAGCATGGGAGCTCTTCCACTCTACTAAGATACGTCAAATTGCCTATGCCAAAATCCAG GGGAAGAAGAGGCTGGTAAGGCATTTTGAGACGATGGGGTTTCCGTGTGAATCAGAAGATGTGTTGCCTCTATCTTTCGAGCCACCTCGAGACGGTCTCAGGAGGCAGGTTCTGCGCACGACCGTAGGCAAGCTCATTTTCCgcgaagaagaaaaatctcAGTAG